CCAGACAGCCTGATTTCAAATCCTGAATCCATCACTTTTCAGATTTGTGATCTTGCTCAAGTAACTGACCTCTGTGAGCCTCAAATTCTCCATCTCTGAAAGTTGGGGAGGGTGCTAGTAGTACCCACCTAAGAGTTAAGGTGAAGCTGAAATTGATCATCCATGTAAATTGCTCAGCACAGGCCCTGACAGGCCATCAGCACTCATTAGCCACGCGTCATCTCCACCCTCATCATCGTTACGGTCCAGGTGGCTCCTGAGGGCACGTCTCTCTGGGAAACCGGACCTGGagctcttcttcccttcctctctcggCAGACAATGGCGATGACCACTCGGAAGGAGGCCTGGTGGAGAACCACGTGGACAGCACCATGAACATGTTGGGCGGGGGAGGCAGTGCTGGCCGGAAGCCCCTCAAGTCGGGTATGAAGGAGCTGGCCGTGTTCCGGGAGAAGGTCACTGAGCAGCACCGGCAGATGGGCAAGGGTGGCAAACATCACCTCGGCCTGGAGGAGCCCAAGAAGCTGCGACCGCCCCCTGCCAGGGTCAGTGAGGGTCAGGTCTGGTGGAAGGGGTGGGAGGACAAGGAAAGTGGGGTCTCAGCTGGAGGAGGGTATCCCAATAAGACCCTCGTCTGGTGTGACCTGTAGGCAAAGCACTTTTCTGTCCACAAACAGTTGTGGAACATAGTGACCTTTGGGGCAATCAGTATCTCTGGCTGTGAAATAGATTGGACCTGTGGTTTCTTGATGTTCTTTCCTTCTAAAACCTTCACATTTCTGTATGGTTTTGGAACATAGACACAGAAAATGAATCCCAGAGATGAAGACAGAGTCCCTGAAacttgcttactttttttttttccttcctctgagatggggtctcactctttgcccaggctggggtgtagtagCGCCATCAcgcctcactgctgcctccaactcctgggctcaagtcatcctccttcctcagctgcctgagcagctgggactataggcgtgccccaccacacctggccaattttgtatttttgtgtggaaatgggggtctcactgtgttgtccaggctggtctcaaactcaaactcctggactcaagcaatcctcccacctcggcctcccaaagcgctgggattacaggcaccagccactgcgcctggcctgaaactcAGTCACTCTTTTTGCCATATGCTTCCCTCACTGAACTACCCCCTCTCCTCTTTCCTGCCCAGCTCTGCCATCTTGGGTCCCGGCCCTGGTTGGTTTTATGGAAAGAAATGGAGCTTGGGCATGGGGCAGGGGCATAGAGACTCTGGAGACAGCCACTTGGATGGATATTTGGAGGTAGAGCCCATTCTGACACATGAAAGCCACGGTCACAGAACAAGGAGAGGAGTGAACATTCCCATCCATACAATTTTCTTTAGGGGCTGGGGTTGGGCACCCAGCATGGCAGGGAGATCCCCGGGCAGGCTGTCAGAAGTCCCCCTGTGCcccttgctggctgtgtgaccatgggGAAGTCCCCTCCCCGTGCAGCAGCTTCTCCCTGAGCTTGCGTCTGGCGCGTGCTTCATGGGCCTGCTGTCCTCACTGCGGGCGTCCCCTGCTGTGTGTGCTTGCAGACTCCCTGCCAGCAGGAACTGGACCAGGTCCTGGAGCGGATCTCCACCATGCGCCTTCCGGACGAGCGGGGGCCTCTGGAGCACCTCTACTCCCTGCACATCCCCAACTGTGACAAGCATGGCCTGTACAACCTCAAACAGGTGAGCATGGtgccagcctgggccagagcagCTCCTCCTCAGCCCTGGGCCCCAGAGGTGCCTTGTTTCTCCCTCACCTGTCTGTAATCCTCTGAGGTCTGAGCTGAGTGAGAGACTCAGACTCATGTCACCGTGGGGATTGGGATGCCAGCTGCCAGGCCAGGGAGGGTGCAGCTTTTCTCCCTGCCTCCGATGGGTCAGTTGCTGGCTCCACTTGCCCAGCCACCCACCAGCCTCACTTGGAGTCCAGGTTGGGAGGAGGCTCTTGGAGAAGGGAAGTGGCTTAAACCAAGCATCTTCACTTTGATCAGATATTGACATCACCTGGAGCTCTTCCTGGGCCCGTCCCCAAATTGCCATGTGGTAGGTCAGGTTTGCAGCTCTAATAAGCCTCAGGTGAGGCTGATAATCTGCGACCTACACTCCCACCATCATTGATTTCAACCACTGGCCTAGTTGTCTTCATGGTTTCGAAGTATCTCAGGGAATGAAGAGTCAGGGATGGAGAAATGCCGTTGGAAAGATTCTGAAAAGCCAtctagaggccgggcgcggtggctcacgcttgtaatcccagcactttgggaggccgaggcgggcggatcacgaggttaggagatcgagaccacagtgaaaccccatctctactaaaaatacaaaaaattagccgggcgtggtggtgggcgcctgtagtcccagctactcggagaggctgaggcaggagaatggcgtgaacccgggaggcggagcttgcagtgagccgagattgcgccactgcactccagcctggaagacagagcgagactccatctcaaaaaaaaaaaaaaaaaaaagccatctagAACACCATTGTAAATACgttggagaaaatgaaatttaagtaAACCACTCAGGagcccttctccctcctctttccaccttctgttcatatacattttaacaGTCAGTGTGCATATGCAATATTTTCCCtgtaatgtacttttttttttttttttttgagacggagtctcgctcttgtctcccaggctggagtgcagtggcgcgatctcagctcactgcaacctctgcctgccgtattcaagcaattctcctgcctcagcctcctgagtacctgggattacaggtgcctgccaccatgcctggctaatttttgaatttttagtagagatggggtttaccatgttggccaggctggtcttgaactcctgacctcaggtgatccacccacctcaacctcccaaagtgctgggattacgggcgtgagccaccacacctggctgggcaTTGGGATTTTTATAAAGCTACCCTGGTGGCTCTAATGGCAGTCTGGGCTGACCTAAAGTGTGGGTGTGTGAAGCCAGGAGATGGGAACAGGGCTCTGCTGATGGCTTAGGGGGTCTCACCTCTCCACCCCCTTCACCATCCAGGCACCTTGACCCTCTAAATATTAGTTTAATATTAAAGGCTATTTGTGTACATGCCCTCTAAATGTAAGCCGGCTAACTCCATTTGGAGCTCAGAAGAAAAAGTCTCGATCACTTCTCATGGAAAACAGGCTGTCTGCTGCACCTTTAGGTAACTAATGTGATTTGCAGGAGTAGTTAGCTTATGCATAAAACAGA
The sequence above is drawn from the Nomascus leucogenys isolate Asia chromosome 22a, Asia_NLE_v1, whole genome shotgun sequence genome and encodes:
- the IGFBP2 gene encoding insulin-like growth factor-binding protein 2 isoform X3; translation: MNMLGGGGSAGRKPLKSGMKELAVFREKVTEQHRQMGKGGKHHLGLEEPKKLRPPPARTPCQQELDQVLERISTMRLPDERGPLEHLYSLHIPNCDKHGLYNLKQCKMSLNGQRGECWCVNPNTGKLIQGAPTIRGDPECHLFYNEQQEARGVHTQRMQ